A section of the Nerophis ophidion isolate RoL-2023_Sa linkage group LG16, RoL_Noph_v1.0, whole genome shotgun sequence genome encodes:
- the LOC133535279 gene encoding protein kinase C delta type-like gives MAPFLRIAFKAYDAGALTPGSDPLICAIKVKEPVSTERGKTFVQRKPTLYPSWKTSFDAHIHEGRVVEVLLVQSAGLPMANATVTLASLAERCKMSKNNGRAEFWLDLTPSGKVQISLQYFLEESDATQNQPSVRVAPGDGLTTLTRRRGAIKQPKLHIIKNHEFSATFFHQPTFCSVCREFLWGLNKQGYKCRQCNAAIHKKCIEKIIGKCTGTAANSRDTMFQRERFNIDMPHRFKYNTYRSPTFCDHCGTLLWGLYRQGNKCEDCGMNVHSYCQKKVANLCGINQKVLAEVLSQVSQKSNNHSADIGIYEDIKNATTDRAAGNDNQKALSSFSRGRLTVNQLVFHKVLGKGSFGKVLLAELKGQRQYFAVKVLKKDVVLMDDDVACTMVEKRVLSLAWENPFLTHLYATFQSKEHLFFVMEYLNGGDLMFHIQDKGRFDLVRTIFYAAEIVVALQFLHSKGIIYRDLKLDNVMLDKDGHIKIADFGMCKDNVFEAVRASTFCGTPDYIAPEILLGQKYTFSVDWWSFGVLVYEMLIGQSPYQGDSEDELFESIRSETPHYPRWIQKEALNLLELLFVHDPASRLGVVGDIRAQPFFKNIDWSALERREVEPPFKPKVKSPSDCSNFDKEFLSEKPRLSHGEKNLIESMDQTAFAGFSFINPKLEHMMSK, from the exons ATGGCACCCTTCTTGCGCATCGCCTTTAAAGCTTATGATGCAGGTGCTCTGACTCCTGGGTCTGACCCCCTCATTTGTGCCATCAAGGTGAAGGAGCCTGTCAGCACAG AGCGAGGAAAAACATTTGTTCAGCGGAAGCCCACTTTGTATCCATCGTGGAAGACCAGTTTTGATGCTCATATTCATGAGGGGCGTGTCGTAGAAGTGCTCCTGGTGCAAAGTGCGGGGTTGCCAATGGCCAATGCTACAGTTACCTTGGCTTCATTAGCAGAACGCTGTAAAATGTCCAAGAACAATGGTCGTGCTGAGTTCTGGTTGGACCTGACGCCTTCTGGAAAGGTCCAAATTTCTCTCCAGTATTTCTTGGAGGAAAGCGATGCAA CACAAAACCAACCATCTGTAAGAGTCGCCCCTGGTGATGGACTCACGACTCTCACCAGAAGGAGGGGAGCAATCAAGCAGCCCAAGCTTCACATCATCAAAAACCACGAGTTTTCCGCCACGTTCTTCCACCAGCCTACCTTCTGCTCTGTTTGTAGGGAATTTCTATG GGGTCTCAACAAGCAAGGCTACAAGTGCAGAC AGTGCAATGCGGCAATTCACAAGAAATGCATCGAAAAGATTATTGGCAAGTGCACTGGCACGGCGGCCAACAGTCGTGACACGATG TTCCAGAGAGAGCGCTTCAATATTGATATGCCCCATCGCTTCAAGTACAATACCTACAGGAGCCCTACCTTCTGTGACCACTGTGGCACCCTGCTTTGGGGTCTTTATAGACAAGGAAATAAATGTGAAG ATTGTGGCATGAACGTTCATAGTTACTGTCAGAAAAAAGTGGCTAATCTTTGTGGAATCAACCAGAAGGTGTTGGCTGAAGTTCTCTCGCAAGTCTCCCAG AAGTCTAATAACCATTCAGCAGATATTGGCATCTATGAAGACATCAAAAATGCAACAACAGATCGTGCTG CTGGGAATGATAATCAAAAGGCCTTGAGCTCCTTTTCCCGGGGGCGCCTCACTGTCAACCAACTGGTCTTCCACAAAGTTTTGGGCAAAGGCAGCTTTGGCAAG GTGCTGTTGGCTGAACTGAAGGGCCAACGCCAATACTTTGCTGTAAAAGTTCTAAAAAAAGATGTGGTTCTCATGGATGATGATGTGGCATGTACCATGGTGGAGAAGAGAGTCCTTTCCCTCGCTTGGGAGAACCCTTTCCTCACGCACCTTTACGCCACATTCCAGTCTAAA gagcacctATTCTTTGTGATGGAATACCTCAATGGCGGCGACTTGATGTTCCATATCCAAGACAAAGGCCGCTTTGATCTCGTCAGAACCAT ATTCTACGCTGCTGAGATAGTTGTGGCACTGCAGTTCCTCCACTCAAAAGGAATTATCTACAG GGATCTGAAGCTGGATAATGTCATGCTGGACAAAGACGGCCACATTAAAATAGCAGACTTTGGCATGTGTAAAGACAATGTGTTTGAAGCTGTCCGAGCCTCAACATTCTGTGGGACACCGGACTATATTGCACCTGAG ATCCTATTGGGGCAGAAGTACACTTTCTCAGTGGACTGGTGGTCTTTTGGCGTGTTGGTCTATGAGATGCTGATCGGTCAATCACCTTACCAAGGCGACAGTGAGGATGAACTATTTGAGTCCATCCGGTCGGAAACCCCACACTACCCTCGATGGATACAAAAAGAGGCCCTGAATCTGCTTGAGCTG CTGTTCGTGCATGATCCCGCTTCCAGACTTGGTGTGGTCGGAGACATCCGAGCACAACCGTTCTTCAAAAATATCGACTGGTCGGCTCTGGAGAGGAGAGAAGTGGAGCCCCCTTTCAAGCCCAAAGTG AAATCTCCAAGCGACTGCAGCAACTTTGACAAAGAGTTCCTGAGCGAAAAGCCGCGGCTCTCCCATGGCGAGAAGAACCTCATCGAGTCGATGGATCAGACGGCGTTTGCCGGCTTTTCATTTATCAACCCCAAACTTGAACATATGATGAGCAAATGA